From one Thermodesulfobacteriota bacterium genomic stretch:
- a CDS encoding flavodoxin family protein — protein MEILVILGSPRKLGNSETLALAAIEGMEAAGAGVETVRLAKLWIQPCIHCGGCDQTGECVLDDDMDCLYEKLWTLPRIVVASPIFFYGVTAHTKAFVDRTQALWSRKRLLQERGEWHRDPARLGYFISVGATRGARLFDGAVMTMRYAFDAMGMGYGGDLLVRGADKRGDLEGRAEELAAARELGRRIVAGTKTP, from the coding sequence GCAGCCCCCGCAAGCTGGGCAATTCCGAGACCCTGGCCCTGGCGGCCATTGAGGGCATGGAGGCGGCGGGCGCCGGTGTCGAGACGGTGCGGCTGGCCAAGCTCTGGATCCAGCCGTGTATCCACTGCGGCGGCTGCGATCAGACCGGGGAGTGCGTGCTGGACGATGATATGGACTGCCTGTACGAGAAGCTGTGGACCCTGCCGCGGATCGTGGTCGCCTCGCCCATCTTCTTCTATGGGGTCACCGCCCACACCAAGGCCTTTGTGGACCGCACGCAGGCCTTGTGGTCCCGCAAGCGGCTGCTTCAGGAGCGGGGGGAGTGGCATCGGGATCCGGCGCGCCTGGGCTACTTCATCTCGGTGGGCGCCACCCGGGGAGCGCGTCTCTTCGACGGCGCGGTCATGACCATGCGCTACGCCTTCGACGCCATGGGCATGGGCTATGGCGGCGATCTGCTGGTGCGGGGCGCGGACAAGCGGGGCGACCTGGAGGGCCGGGCCGAGGAGCTGGCGGCGGCCCGGGAGCTCGGCCGCCGGATCGTGGCTGGCACGAAAACGCCTTGA